In Streptomyces sp. NBC_01381, a genomic segment contains:
- a CDS encoding xylan 1,4-beta-xylosidase, with translation MERHGWNSGALRWRLTALLGVGVAALALILTVITTLPDDGSGTKGTTRDGDKVHGTPAVPPGDAKPAVGWGFTHTQYSADEGETASVERAEELLAGKPSPLPQIQHIMGWGAGNPEPVKGRYDFSEMDRRMDFIRATDGTPVVTLCCSPDWMKGGESGADKTNWSQAALETAPDRAHYKDFAKLAATVAKRYPDVRHFIVWNEFKGFWNNEQARWDYEGYTELYNLVYKELKKVNKDIMVGGPYLVMDSVDPRQTEDASTKVKGAWGRMDQRVLDAFDYWNKNKTGADFVVVDGSSYTTDDEMLPDEFKATQKLTAVSKWVRERTGDLPLWWAEYYVEPGDSNDDRDDWSEAHRVAVQATGLMAMARGGASSGFYWNPQNKGASCAGCLWRSTRLGDGGTELPMLKMLARFNDAFPPGTEYEKVSVAADDVPNVTVLADDKTLLVVNTLDRTISAKVDGERFEMKGYEVKWLKR, from the coding sequence CGGGGGCACTGCGGTGGCGGCTCACCGCACTGCTCGGCGTTGGTGTGGCCGCACTGGCCCTGATCCTGACCGTCATCACCACGCTTCCCGATGACGGCTCGGGCACCAAGGGCACCACGCGCGACGGGGACAAGGTGCACGGCACCCCCGCCGTCCCGCCCGGCGATGCGAAGCCAGCCGTGGGCTGGGGCTTCACGCACACGCAGTACAGCGCGGACGAGGGCGAGACGGCCTCTGTGGAGCGCGCCGAGGAGCTGCTCGCGGGAAAGCCGAGCCCGCTGCCGCAGATCCAGCACATCATGGGCTGGGGCGCGGGCAACCCCGAGCCGGTCAAGGGACGTTACGACTTCAGCGAGATGGACCGGCGGATGGACTTCATCCGCGCCACCGACGGCACGCCGGTCGTCACCCTGTGCTGCTCCCCGGACTGGATGAAGGGCGGCGAGTCCGGCGCGGACAAGACCAATTGGAGCCAGGCCGCCCTGGAGACCGCACCGGACCGCGCCCACTACAAGGACTTCGCCAAGCTCGCCGCGACCGTAGCCAAGCGCTATCCGGACGTACGCCACTTCATCGTCTGGAACGAGTTCAAGGGCTTCTGGAACAACGAGCAGGCCCGCTGGGACTACGAGGGCTACACCGAGCTCTACAACCTGGTCTACAAGGAGCTCAAGAAGGTCAACAAGGACATCATGGTCGGCGGCCCCTACCTGGTCATGGACAGCGTCGACCCGCGCCAGACCGAGGACGCGTCGACGAAGGTCAAGGGCGCCTGGGGCCGCATGGACCAGCGGGTCCTCGACGCCTTCGACTACTGGAACAAGAACAAGACGGGCGCGGACTTCGTCGTCGTCGACGGCTCCAGCTACACCACCGACGACGAGATGCTCCCCGACGAGTTCAAGGCCACACAGAAGCTGACCGCGGTCAGCAAGTGGGTGCGCGAGCGCACCGGTGACCTGCCGCTGTGGTGGGCCGAGTACTACGTGGAGCCCGGCGACAGCAACGACGACCGCGACGACTGGTCCGAGGCGCACCGCGTCGCCGTCCAGGCCACCGGTCTGATGGCGATGGCACGCGGCGGCGCGAGCAGCGGCTTCTACTGGAACCCGCAGAACAAGGGCGCCAGTTGCGCCGGCTGCCTGTGGCGCTCCACCCGGCTCGGCGACGGCGGCACGGAACTGCCGATGCTGAAGATGCTCGCCCGGTTCAACGACGCGTTCCCGCCCGGGACGGAGTACGAGAAGGTCTCCGTCGCCGCCGACGACGTACCGAACGTCACCGTGCTCGCCGACGACAAGACGCTGCTCGTCGTGAACACCCTGGACCGGACGATCA